A genomic segment from Abyssibacter profundi encodes:
- a CDS encoding parallel beta-helix domain-containing protein yields MRQQTYAAIGLIAAGLLAGCGTSSNPGGEPVGGGDGGEETVGRTFLISPGPEATADMVAAMVQARPKDTIEFDCGYFELDTGFQLTNTEDVLVKGCGIDDTVLSFKNSQAQEGFLAINVRGVVVEDLTVLDSPGDAFKLKGVNHGTLRRVRAMWSSGRLTEDEDTITADNYADKLNVACVNPQRSADGSQDIGAGEPGYRVSVASGRYGIYPVESENILVEFTESVGASDAGIYVGQTDNTIIRNSRAAYNVFGFEIENVRGGEYVDNLAECNTGGFLVYDLDGLTRYGKATRMYRNTAVNNNTYNFAEPGTIVSNVPRGVGMITLAYDKIEVFDNTFENHDTAGIVHTSYELLGVPGDRRLDMYTEGMRVYNNTFINNGNNLPPPDLQAIVTTGGEQITSAFPALVGLKNAAGGESYRGAHIVWDGYMDELDADCPYPVDNNGQPIPQDDEGRPIQGNQYPNPDCRYNAYKFDSEGNRLKPDWWFSCIDSNNNFADDSLTFANFHGTEGLEAAFVLAGGDPTALLDPATLQEVASSLPDFPSTFDMAPHDCPTAYGSNLPPLPPVVIPPFVPSGDVDPAPTEEEIARLCGAEVAVGQINAAAFKVNCPTLDQYHLFSDPQDPLSLPNGRGLPFTLNSKLFSDYSTKYRVAYIPDGMAAQYRDTDDGVNATILFPVGTIIAKTFAFADETAGTEVAAETRLLIKRQRSDGQVYWDGLEYIWTEVDGQRVAELKLGGGSGSVSWDYTDVDSGVRHTGSTDSYLFPNANQCITCHGNNDAETGAAPIGPKPRNLNRAYRTDSPLPSGQQQHPVNGANQIAYWCENGFMTNCPDDLGVDATTMVAANVEHLPIFNVPGDSGHPAGSDEDIEARARAYIEINCAHCHNSQGQASNTGFYVDWARPVDGVYGICKGPTATGTEGRGGRSVDIHPGDASDSIVPYRIGPEADTIAARMPPIARSVVHDEAHALLVDWIDNVVDDSYPNADACSSGGAFPLR; encoded by the coding sequence ATGAGACAGCAAACATATGCCGCAATCGGGCTGATAGCGGCGGGCCTGCTGGCCGGATGCGGCACCAGCAGTAATCCGGGCGGTGAGCCCGTTGGTGGTGGCGACGGCGGCGAAGAGACCGTCGGTCGTACGTTTCTGATCTCACCCGGGCCCGAGGCCACGGCCGACATGGTCGCGGCCATGGTCCAGGCACGGCCCAAGGACACCATCGAATTCGACTGTGGTTACTTCGAGCTGGACACCGGCTTCCAGTTGACGAATACCGAAGATGTGCTGGTCAAGGGCTGTGGTATCGACGACACCGTGTTGTCGTTCAAGAACAGCCAGGCACAGGAAGGTTTTCTGGCCATTAACGTGCGGGGCGTGGTGGTCGAAGACCTCACCGTGCTGGATTCGCCCGGTGACGCGTTCAAGCTCAAGGGCGTGAATCACGGCACCTTGCGTCGGGTTCGGGCCATGTGGTCCAGCGGTCGTCTGACCGAGGATGAAGACACCATCACGGCCGACAACTATGCCGACAAGCTCAACGTGGCCTGTGTGAATCCGCAGCGGTCGGCTGATGGGTCCCAGGATATCGGGGCCGGTGAGCCGGGTTATCGCGTATCGGTGGCCTCAGGCCGCTACGGCATCTACCCGGTGGAATCCGAGAATATTCTCGTGGAGTTCACCGAGTCGGTGGGTGCATCGGATGCCGGTATCTATGTTGGCCAGACCGACAATACGATCATCCGCAACTCGCGCGCGGCCTATAACGTCTTCGGTTTCGAGATCGAAAACGTGCGCGGCGGCGAGTACGTCGACAACCTCGCCGAGTGCAACACCGGTGGCTTCCTGGTGTACGACCTGGACGGTCTGACCCGGTACGGCAAGGCCACGCGGATGTATCGCAACACCGCGGTGAATAACAACACGTACAACTTCGCAGAACCGGGCACCATCGTCTCGAACGTGCCTCGGGGTGTCGGCATGATCACGCTGGCCTACGACAAGATCGAAGTCTTCGATAACACCTTCGAGAATCACGACACCGCAGGCATTGTCCACACGAGTTATGAGCTGCTCGGTGTGCCTGGCGACCGTCGGCTCGACATGTATACCGAAGGCATGCGGGTGTACAACAACACCTTTATTAACAACGGCAACAATCTGCCCCCACCGGATCTGCAGGCCATCGTCACCACGGGCGGTGAGCAGATCACCTCGGCGTTCCCCGCATTGGTCGGTCTCAAGAATGCGGCCGGTGGCGAAAGCTATCGGGGGGCGCACATTGTCTGGGACGGTTATATGGATGAGCTGGACGCCGACTGTCCCTATCCGGTGGACAACAACGGCCAGCCGATTCCGCAGGACGATGAGGGGCGTCCGATCCAGGGCAACCAGTACCCCAACCCCGATTGCCGCTACAACGCCTACAAGTTCGATAGCGAGGGCAACCGGCTCAAGCCGGATTGGTGGTTCTCCTGCATCGACAGCAACAACAACTTTGCCGATGACAGTCTGACCTTCGCCAACTTCCATGGCACCGAAGGGCTGGAAGCGGCGTTCGTGTTGGCTGGCGGCGATCCGACGGCGCTGCTGGACCCGGCCACGTTGCAGGAAGTGGCCAGCAGCCTGCCCGACTTCCCATCCACGTTCGATATGGCTCCGCATGACTGCCCGACGGCCTATGGCAGCAATCTGCCGCCGTTGCCGCCGGTCGTCATCCCGCCGTTCGTGCCCTCGGGTGATGTGGACCCGGCGCCCACCGAGGAAGAGATCGCGCGTCTTTGTGGTGCCGAGGTGGCCGTGGGCCAGATCAATGCCGCGGCGTTCAAGGTCAACTGCCCGACACTGGATCAGTACCATCTGTTCAGTGACCCGCAGGACCCGCTCAGCCTGCCCAATGGCCGCGGTCTGCCATTCACCCTCAACAGCAAGCTGTTCTCGGATTACTCGACCAAGTACCGCGTCGCCTACATCCCCGATGGCATGGCCGCGCAGTACCGGGATACCGATGACGGGGTGAACGCCACGATTCTGTTCCCGGTGGGCACGATCATCGCCAAGACCTTCGCCTTCGCCGACGAGACGGCCGGCACCGAAGTGGCTGCCGAAACCCGCTTGCTCATCAAGCGTCAACGCAGCGACGGCCAGGTCTACTGGGATGGTTTGGAGTACATCTGGACGGAGGTGGATGGCCAGCGTGTCGCCGAGCTGAAGCTGGGCGGCGGCTCCGGTTCCGTTAGCTGGGATTACACCGATGTCGACAGCGGTGTGCGCCATACCGGGTCCACGGACAGTTACCTGTTCCCGAATGCCAACCAGTGCATTACCTGTCATGGCAACAACGACGCCGAAACCGGGGCTGCCCCGATCGGGCCCAAACCGCGCAATCTCAACCGGGCCTACCGGACCGATTCGCCGCTACCCTCCGGCCAGCAGCAGCATCCGGTGAACGGGGCCAACCAGATCGCCTATTGGTGTGAGAACGGCTTCATGACCAATTGCCCGGATGATCTTGGTGTCGATGCCACGACCATGGTTGCGGCCAACGTGGAGCATTTGCCGATCTTCAATGTGCCGGGTGACTCCGGGCATCCGGCCGGCTCCGATGAGGATATCGAGGCGCGGGCCCGTGCCTACATCGAGATTAACTGCGCCCATTGCCATAACAGCCAGGGCCAGGCCTCGAATACCGGCTTCTACGTCGATTGGGCACGTCCGGTCGATGGCGTCTACGGCATTTGCAAGGGACCGACGGCGACCGGGACCGAGGGTCGTGGCGGCCGTTCGGTGGATATCCACCCGGGCGATGCCTCGGATTCCATCGTGCCGTACCGCATCGGGCCCGAGGCTGACACCATCGCCGCCCGCATGCCGCCGATCGCGCGTAGCGTGGTGCACGATGAGGCCCATGCCCTGCTGGTGGACTGGATCGACAATGTGGTCGATGACAGCTACCCGAACGCAGATGCCTGCAGCAGCGGGGGTGCGTTCCCGCTGCGGTAG
- a CDS encoding EcsC family protein — MSEHPITDADRLAAVQAWEQQPPSIGIRGLGQTSHRVARYFRGAIPVSLIELALNSANDLAIRSASTATLLRRAEVDSVDALRTAPLDHCDVLARRIQREAMAAAATMGATTGLGGAALMAVDIPALLTLCLRTIHRTGLSYGYALEGESGRMMAIALFALASSNGMQDKQDVIATLSGTRPDAPTANLLEAAWREGFERASEREMTKQAVAFSIANLGRQLGWNIAQRKSAAAIPVLGAVIGGSVNAWTVYDLARTTRYAFHAWRLGHWAPRPALEGHAPEPALPSPEPPPS; from the coding sequence ATGAGTGAGCATCCGATCACGGACGCCGACCGCCTTGCCGCGGTCCAGGCCTGGGAGCAACAGCCGCCCAGTATTGGCATTCGCGGCCTGGGCCAGACCAGCCATCGCGTGGCCCGTTACTTTCGGGGTGCGATCCCGGTCAGCCTCATCGAACTGGCATTGAACTCCGCCAATGACCTCGCCATTCGCTCGGCATCGACCGCCACCCTGCTACGCCGCGCCGAGGTCGATTCAGTCGATGCCCTGCGCACGGCGCCCCTGGACCACTGCGACGTCCTGGCCCGTCGCATTCAGCGCGAGGCCATGGCGGCTGCAGCCACCATGGGGGCCACGACCGGGCTCGGTGGCGCGGCACTCATGGCCGTGGACATTCCGGCGCTGCTGACACTTTGCCTGCGCACCATCCATCGCACGGGCCTGAGCTATGGCTACGCACTGGAGGGCGAGTCCGGGCGCATGATGGCCATTGCCTTGTTCGCGCTGGCCTCCTCGAACGGCATGCAGGACAAGCAGGATGTCATTGCCACGCTGTCCGGAACCCGACCGGATGCGCCGACCGCCAACCTGCTGGAAGCGGCTTGGCGCGAGGGCTTTGAACGCGCATCGGAGCGAGAAATGACCAAGCAGGCCGTCGCGTTCTCGATCGCCAACCTCGGCCGCCAACTGGGTTGGAATATCGCCCAGCGCAAATCCGCTGCGGCCATTCCGGTGCTGGGTGCGGTGATCGGCGGTTCGGTCAACGCCTGGACGGTTTACGACCTTGCGCGCACCACACGGTACGCCTTTCACGCCTGGCGCCTTGGCCATTGGGCACCGCGACCGGCTCTCGAAGGCCATGCGCCCGAACCCGCGCTTCCATCACCCGAACCGCCGCCCAGTTAA
- the lptM gene encoding LPS translocon maturation chaperone LptM, producing the protein MRDSSRMNPALLPATLMALVMTGCGQMGPLTRPSEPPRAASPAETPAMPDSESDTRPPASQGTALPDAPPADP; encoded by the coding sequence ATGCGCGATTCCTCGCGGATGAATCCGGCCCTGTTGCCGGCGACACTGATGGCCCTGGTGATGACGGGTTGCGGCCAGATGGGGCCGTTGACCCGGCCCAGCGAGCCCCCCCGCGCAGCGAGCCCGGCCGAAACGCCCGCAATGCCGGACAGCGAATCCGACACCAGGCCACCCGCCTCGCAGGGCACGGCTTTGCCTGATGCGCCGCCTGCAGACCCCTGA
- a CDS encoding WS/DGAT/MGAT family O-acyltransferase: MRRMTPLDAAWLTVDSRDTPMHVATLAILSKPKNASPTYLQDLVKEFQGARSFVPPWNLRIRQSPLKNVLPVVEEIHDIDMEYHVRHSALPHPGGERELGVLVSRLHAHQLDLSRPLWECHIIEGLENDRFALYTKMHHALIDGVAGVRIMQQSFSENPRERGMVPPWSKRAATQARRERVLEDAAFSPTGWAQHALASTRSKARSVAGLGKTLAHLVGASGNRENALTSPYDSPKSVLNKRVSPPRRFGTQQYDLDRLKKICKAADVSLNDVVLCICGAALRRFLLESNALPDKPLTAGIPVSVRPAGDVQVGTAISFILSTLGTDIADPVLRLKAIHASTDKAKQELQALTRKQIDAYTLMVMGPFIGSLVTGLGGRTRPVFNLTISNVPGPQKPLYFNGARMEGIFPVSLVAHGQALNITCLSYAGKLNFGFTAARDTLPHMQRLSVYTGEALDELEAILVPSGKSRSTSSTKRKAAAS; encoded by the coding sequence ATGCGCCGCATGACGCCGCTCGACGCTGCTTGGCTAACCGTCGATTCCCGCGATACACCCATGCACGTCGCCACCCTGGCGATCCTGTCCAAACCCAAGAATGCATCGCCGACCTATCTCCAGGATCTGGTCAAGGAGTTTCAGGGTGCACGCAGCTTTGTCCCGCCCTGGAACCTACGCATCCGGCAATCGCCGCTGAAGAATGTGCTGCCGGTGGTCGAAGAAATCCACGACATCGACATGGAGTACCACGTCCGTCATTCGGCGCTGCCCCACCCGGGCGGTGAGCGCGAATTGGGTGTGCTGGTCTCCCGTCTTCACGCCCACCAGCTCGACCTGTCACGCCCGCTGTGGGAGTGCCACATCATCGAGGGCCTGGAGAACGACCGCTTCGCGCTCTACACCAAGATGCACCATGCGCTCATCGATGGTGTGGCCGGCGTGCGCATCATGCAGCAGTCCTTCTCCGAGAATCCGCGTGAACGGGGCATGGTTCCGCCGTGGTCCAAGCGCGCGGCCACGCAGGCGCGGCGCGAGCGGGTCTTGGAGGACGCGGCGTTCAGCCCCACGGGCTGGGCGCAGCATGCACTGGCCAGCACCCGGTCCAAGGCGCGCAGCGTCGCCGGGCTGGGCAAGACACTCGCGCATTTGGTGGGTGCCTCCGGCAACCGGGAAAATGCGCTGACCTCGCCCTACGACTCGCCGAAATCGGTGCTCAATAAGCGCGTGTCACCACCGCGGCGCTTTGGCACCCAGCAGTACGACCTCGACCGGCTCAAGAAGATTTGCAAAGCCGCAGACGTCAGTCTGAACGACGTGGTGCTGTGCATCTGTGGCGCGGCGCTTAGACGCTTCCTGCTCGAATCCAACGCCCTGCCCGACAAACCGCTCACCGCCGGTATTCCGGTGTCGGTACGCCCGGCAGGCGACGTGCAAGTGGGCACGGCCATTAGCTTCATCCTGTCGACCCTGGGCACGGACATCGCCGACCCCGTGCTGCGACTCAAGGCAATTCACGCCTCGACCGATAAGGCCAAGCAAGAGTTGCAGGCGCTGACCCGTAAGCAGATCGACGCCTACACACTGATGGTCATGGGGCCGTTTATCGGCTCGCTGGTCACCGGCCTGGGCGGCCGGACCCGCCCGGTGTTCAACCTGACGATTTCGAACGTCCCGGGCCCACAAAAGCCGCTGTACTTCAACGGCGCCCGCATGGAAGGCATCTTCCCGGTGTCGCTGGTTGCGCACGGCCAAGCCCTGAACATCACCTGCCTGTCCTATGCCGGCAAGCTGAACTTCGGCTTCACCGCCGCGCGCGACACCCTGCCGCATATGCAGCGGCTCTCGGTTTACACCGGCGAGGCGCTGGATGAGCTGGAGGCCATTCTGGTGCCGTCCGGCAAATCTCGATCGACGAGCAGCACCAAACGCAAGGCGGCCGCCAGCTAA
- a CDS encoding alpha/beta hydrolase, giving the protein MSTEDAVVLEPTGQADAAVIWMHGLGADGNDFVPIVPMLGLPSDHRVRFIFPHAPVRPVTLNGGMPMRAWYDIKSLTVEGREDAEGIAESARRVDGLIAEQRDAGIDTGRIVIAGFSQGGAVALHTALAYPLPLAGLLALSTYLPLQDRLDTHRHAANQALPILMMHGDFDAVVVPEFGTRSRDRLQAAGYAVEWKHYPMEHQVCPQQITDIGRWLIERLPSA; this is encoded by the coding sequence ATGTCGACCGAAGATGCTGTTGTGCTCGAACCCACCGGCCAGGCAGATGCCGCCGTCATCTGGATGCATGGCTTGGGCGCCGACGGCAACGACTTCGTGCCCATCGTGCCGATGCTGGGGCTGCCATCAGACCATAGGGTGCGGTTCATCTTTCCGCATGCCCCCGTTCGGCCCGTCACGCTCAATGGTGGCATGCCCATGCGCGCCTGGTACGACATTAAGTCCCTGACGGTCGAAGGTCGGGAAGATGCCGAGGGCATTGCCGAGTCGGCGAGACGGGTGGATGGCTTGATCGCCGAGCAGCGCGACGCCGGCATTGATACCGGTCGCATTGTGATTGCGGGATTTTCGCAGGGCGGCGCCGTGGCGCTGCACACGGCGCTGGCCTACCCGCTGCCTCTGGCCGGGCTGTTGGCGTTATCGACGTATCTACCGCTGCAGGACCGGCTGGACACGCATCGACACGCCGCGAACCAGGCGCTGCCGATTTTGATGATGCATGGTGACTTTGATGCGGTGGTTGTTCCTGAATTCGGAACCCGCTCACGCGATCGCCTGCAGGCGGCGGGCTACGCTGTGGAATGGAAGCACTATCCCATGGAGCATCAGGTGTGCCCGCAGCAAATCACCGATATCGGGCGCTGGCTGATCGAGCGGCTACCTTCCGCCTGA
- the lysA gene encoding diaminopimelate decarboxylase, with product MDHFNLQDGVLHAEAVAIPDIVATHGTPCFIYSRATLTRHYRVFDEALGGLEHLVCYAVKANSNLAVLNVLARLGSGFDIVSVGELERVLEAGGAPDKIVFSGVGKTEAEMARALDVGIKCFNVESLAELERLNAVAAAKGVRAPVSLRINPDVDAGTHPYIATGLKDNKFGIDIAEADAAFERARDLPALDIFGLDCHIGSQLTTLPPFLDALDRLLVLIDRLAERDIQIRHLDLGGGLGIRYQAEEPPLPAAYADAIKQKLGDRGLEILIEPGRAIAGNAGVLVTRVEFLKQQPAKHFAIVDAAMNDLIRPTLYNAWQNIVPVQPREDVPAQRYDIVGPVCESGDWLGRDRDLAIAPGDLLAVRSAGAYGFTMSSNYNSRPRAAEVMVDCETAYLVRARESITDLWRGETVLPA from the coding sequence GTGGACCATTTCAATCTTCAAGACGGCGTGCTGCACGCCGAAGCCGTCGCCATCCCCGACATCGTTGCCACGCATGGCACACCCTGCTTCATTTATTCCCGCGCCACGCTCACCCGCCACTACCGGGTGTTCGACGAGGCGCTGGGCGGCTTGGAGCATCTGGTTTGTTATGCGGTGAAGGCCAACAGCAACCTGGCCGTGCTCAACGTGCTGGCACGACTAGGCTCGGGTTTCGACATCGTGTCGGTCGGCGAGCTGGAACGGGTACTGGAAGCCGGCGGTGCGCCGGACAAGATCGTGTTCTCGGGCGTCGGCAAGACCGAGGCGGAGATGGCCCGCGCCCTGGACGTGGGCATCAAGTGCTTCAACGTCGAATCGCTCGCGGAACTGGAGCGGCTCAATGCCGTGGCCGCTGCCAAAGGCGTGCGCGCGCCGGTGTCACTACGCATCAATCCGGATGTCGATGCCGGTACACATCCGTACATTGCGACAGGCCTCAAGGACAACAAGTTCGGCATTGATATCGCGGAGGCCGACGCTGCCTTCGAACGCGCCCGCGACCTGCCCGCGCTGGACATTTTTGGCCTGGATTGTCACATCGGGTCACAGCTCACCACGCTCCCGCCGTTTCTCGATGCACTGGATCGCTTGCTGGTGCTGATCGACCGGCTCGCCGAACGCGATATTCAGATCCGGCATCTGGACCTGGGCGGCGGGCTGGGCATTCGCTACCAGGCGGAGGAGCCACCACTGCCCGCCGCTTACGCCGACGCGATCAAGCAAAAGCTGGGAGACCGCGGCCTGGAGATCCTCATCGAGCCCGGCCGTGCCATTGCCGGCAATGCGGGGGTGCTGGTGACACGCGTGGAATTTCTGAAGCAGCAGCCGGCCAAGCACTTCGCCATTGTCGATGCCGCCATGAATGACCTGATCCGGCCGACGCTCTACAACGCCTGGCAGAACATCGTGCCTGTGCAGCCGCGGGAGGATGTACCCGCGCAGCGCTACGACATTGTCGGCCCGGTCTGCGAGTCCGGCGACTGGCTGGGCCGCGACCGTGACCTGGCCATCGCGCCCGGCGATTTACTGGCGGTCCGCTCAGCCGGCGCTTATGGATTCACCATGAGCAGCAACTACAACTCACGCCCCCGGGCTGCCGAGGTCATGGTCGATTGCGAGACCGCCTACCTGGTCCGCGCCCGCGAATCGATTACGGATCTGTGGCGCGGCGAGACGGTGCTGCCGGCATGA
- a CDS encoding sodium:calcium antiporter, which yields MDALTSSLPLTLAALLLAGGVVLVAGLALTARAERLAEITGLGQAILGAVFLGAATSLSGTVTSVAAAWAGEAELAYGNAIGGIAVQTTFLVVADLVYRGVNLEHAAASEQNLLQGVLLVVLLALAQLAMFGPGITLLGVDVLSFALVIMYIFGVRLISAAQQQPMWHPRRTRHTAATDTTAPTPAAAGEAGRLWLSFIALALLVAGAGWVIAETGVALAERTGLSKTLVGTVLTSAITSTPELVVAVAAVRRGALTLAVGDILGGNGFDVLFLVLSDIAYRAGSIHQAVSDKQAFWLALNALLVGVLLLGLLRRQRHGMGNIGFEGVLVLGGYVAGVAMIIAG from the coding sequence ATGGACGCCCTGACCAGCAGCCTGCCGCTCACACTGGCCGCCCTGTTGTTGGCCGGTGGCGTCGTGCTGGTCGCCGGACTGGCGCTGACCGCCCGCGCCGAACGGCTGGCCGAGATCACCGGCCTGGGGCAGGCGATCCTGGGCGCCGTGTTCCTCGGCGCGGCGACCTCGTTGTCCGGCACGGTCACCTCTGTGGCGGCGGCCTGGGCCGGCGAAGCCGAACTGGCCTACGGCAACGCGATTGGCGGCATCGCGGTCCAGACCACGTTTCTGGTCGTCGCTGACCTGGTCTACCGCGGTGTCAACCTCGAACACGCGGCGGCATCGGAACAGAATCTATTGCAAGGGGTGCTGCTCGTCGTGCTGCTGGCCCTTGCGCAACTCGCGATGTTTGGTCCGGGCATCACCCTGCTGGGCGTCGATGTCCTGTCCTTTGCCCTGGTCATCATGTACATCTTCGGCGTGCGACTGATTTCCGCGGCGCAGCAGCAGCCGATGTGGCACCCGCGCCGGACCCGCCATACCGCAGCGACTGACACCACGGCGCCCACCCCGGCCGCGGCGGGCGAAGCCGGTCGACTATGGCTGAGCTTTATCGCGCTGGCCCTGCTGGTCGCCGGTGCTGGCTGGGTGATTGCCGAAACCGGCGTCGCCCTGGCCGAGCGCACGGGACTCAGCAAGACGCTGGTGGGCACGGTCTTGACCTCGGCCATCACCTCGACGCCGGAGTTGGTCGTCGCCGTGGCCGCCGTGCGCCGCGGCGCGCTGACACTGGCCGTTGGCGACATTCTCGGGGGCAACGGCTTCGATGTGCTGTTCCTGGTGCTGTCGGATATCGCCTATCGCGCCGGCTCGATTCATCAGGCGGTTAGTGACAAGCAAGCCTTCTGGCTGGCCCTTAACGCCCTGCTCGTGGGCGTGCTGCTCCTCGGTCTTCTGCGACGCCAACGACACGGCATGGGCAACATTGGCTTCGAAGGCGTGCTGGTACTCGGTGGGTATGTGGCCGGAGTTGCCATGATTATTGCGGGCTGA